The following are encoded together in the Carassius auratus strain Wakin chromosome 34, ASM336829v1, whole genome shotgun sequence genome:
- the LOC113053424 gene encoding uncharacterized protein K02A2.6-like, producing the protein MEGAFGLKPPANFDWNATCIPKAWKAWEEEFSLYIDLSLTDADNKTKVKVFQYLIGETGRELCKTLSAALPADGELTLEWLLTAFRNHCNPAPNETVERYKFFSRNQNSGETFDKYVTDLKVLADTCNFGSARDSLIRDRIVCGIMNSHVRERLLREMDLTLDKCVRICKASELSKENVMTIEGQKTEVHAVQRVRQAQSAKQTQPAKCKFCGKPHEWKKLSCPAYGKQCRKCGKMNHFAATCKTKETVRKGIHSVAEKEEEPYQEILSLSSQKEDKHGKQLFATMLIGERPVKFQLDCGASCNVIPIQLLDPDTVMEKTEQILVMYNKSTLKPIGKCRIKIRNPRNRKLYRLEFIVVEESSSVPLLGNKAVQAMDLVRIQHENIMAIDDIVTTERCKENETWGKEDLQREYADVFEGDGCLEGKYNLEVDPEVKPVRLPKRRVPVALMKHLKVELESLVDRGIIAQVEKSTDWISSMVVVKKPSGKLRICIDPRPLNKALKRQHFPLPTIDDVLPDLTKARVFTVCDVKDGFWHVRLSEESSYLTTFATPFGRYRWIRMPMGISPAPEVFQHRLTQALEGLPGIRIIADDILICGEGDNDEAAEKDHNKKLRQLLDRCRNRNIKLNFNKLKLKQKEVPYIGHRLTSEGLKIDPEKVD; encoded by the exons ATGGAGGGTGCGTTCGGATTGAAACCGCCAGCAAACTTTGACTGGAATGCTACGTGCATACCCAAAGCTTGGAAAGCGTGGGAAGAGGAGTTTTCCCTGTACATCGATTTGTCGCTTACAGACGCGGACAACAAAACGAAGGTAAAAGTTTTCCAATATTTAATCGGAGAAACAGGAAGAGAACTGTGTAAGACGCTGAGCGCGGCTCTGCCGGCTGACGGCGAGCTGACGCTGGAATGGCTGTTAACCGCGTTCAGAAATCATTGCAATCCAGCACCGAATGAAACTGTGGAAAGATACAAATTTTTCTCCAGAAATCAGAACTCAGGCGAAACGTTTGACAAATATGTTACTGACTTGAAAGTGCTGGCTGACACATGCAATTTTGGATCGGCGAGAGATTCTCTGATTAGAGACCGAATAGTATGCGGCATAATGAACTCGCACGTGAGAGAACGCCTATTAAGAGAGATGGACCTGACACTTGATAAGTGTGTAAGGATATGTAAAGCATCAGAACTGTCAAAAGAGAATGTGATGACTATTGAGGGTCAGAAAACGGAAGTGCATGCAGTTCAGAGAGTTAGACAGGCCCAGAGTGCCAAACAGACACAACCAGCTAAGTGCAAATTCTGTGGAAAACCGCATGAGTGGAAAAAACTGAGTTGCCCAGCTTATGGAAAGCAGTGCAGGAAATGTGGAAAGATGAACCATTTTGCAGCCACATGCAAAACAAAAGAGACCGTGCGAAAAGGAATACACAGTGTGGCAGAAAAGGAAGAAGAACCATATCAAGAAATCCTAAGCCTTAGTTCACAAAAGGAGGACAAACATGGAAAACAGCTGTTTGCAACCATGCTGATAGGTGAGAGGCCAGTAAAATTTCAACTAGACTGCGGAGCCAGTTGCAACGTCATACCCATTCAACTGTTAGACCCTGACACAGTAATGGAAAAGACTGAACAGATTCTGGTCATGTATAACAAGAGCACTTTGAAACCCATAGGGAAGTgcagaataaaaataagaaaccCCAGAAACAGAAAACTTTATCGTCTGGAGTTCATTGTAGTGGAGGAAAGCTCATCAGTTCCCCTGCTAGGAAACAAGGCCGTGCAAGCAATGGATCTGGTAAGAATACAGCATGAAAACATTATGGCAATTGATGATATTGTTACCACAGAGAGATGCAAAGAAAACGAAACGTGGGGCAAGGAAGACTTACAACGAGAGTATGCTGATGTATTTGAGGGAGATGGATGCCTGGAAGGGAAATATAACCTCGAGGTGGATCCTGAAGTTAAACCGGTGAGGCTTCCAAAGCGCAGAGTTCCGGTGGCACTAATGAAGCATCTAAAAGTTGAATTAGAAAGCCTGGTAGATAGAGGCATCATAGCTCAGGTTGAAAAGAGCACAGATTGGATTAGCAGCATGGTGGTGGTGAAGAAACCAAGTGGGAAATTAAGAATCTGTATAGATCCAAGACCACTAAACAAAGCACTTAAGCGTCAACACTTTCCTCTGCCTACCATAGACGATGTTCTCCCGGATCTGACCAAGGCGAGAGTTTTTACAGTGTGTGATGTAAAGGACGGATTCTGGCATGTAAGGCTGTCAGAAGAGTCAAGTTATCTTACCACTTTCGCTACTCCATTTGGCAGGTATAGATGGATCAGAATGCCCATGGGGATCAGCCCGGCTCCAGAAGTTTTCCAGCACAGGTTGACTCAGGCGCTGGAGGGGCTCCCAGGAATCCGGATAATAGCGGATGACATCCTCATCTGTGGGGAAGGCGATAATGATGAGGCAGCGGAGAAAGATCATAACAAAAAACTGAGACAACTACTGGATCGGTGTAGAAACAGAAACATCAAACTAAATTTCAACAAACTCAAGCTGAAACAGAAAGAGGTGCCATACATCGGACACAGACTGACTTCAGAGGGTCTAAAGATTGATCCAGAGAAG GTCGACTAA
- the LOC113053440 gene encoding voltage-dependent calcium channel gamma-like subunit — translation MTAIKIRVGADPREKSTPLFLDLFCRSLIILCTFLSVTLSSIAVCDGHWLLDGRRMWGLWYFCSLEEHQGSVLGSQSFKASSNCTRHLEEAGVDGLGVGLAACRSVITLAVVSAIFGLELLVMSQASEGRDSSQRWSLGAWLVLLAGLMAGGGVTTFVVLLGASATLFGFTLTFWGQFTATFLFFLNGMAAWHIQHIEPLLLSGHRDKLLK, via the exons ATGACGGCAATAAAAATCAGG GTTGGGGCTGATCCACGTGAGAAATCCACTCCTCTTTTTTTAGACTTATTTTGCCGCAGTCTTATTATCCTGTGTACATTTCTGTCTGTCACCCTCTCATCTATTGCTGTGTGTGATGGTCACTGGCTGCTCGACGGCCGCCGTATGTGGGGCCTGTGGTATTTCTGCTCACTGGAGGAGCACCAGGGCTCTGTGTTGGGGTCCCAGAGTTTTAAAGCGTCGTCTAACTGCACTAGACACCTGGAGGAGGCAGGGGTGGATGGTCTGGGCGTGGGCTTGGCTGCGTGTCGTTCTGTGATTACTCTGGCTGTGGTCAGTGCCATATTCGGACTGGAGTTGCTTGTGATGTCACAGGCCAGTGAAGGGAGGGACTCCAGTCAACGCTGGAGCCTCGGGGCATGGCTGGTGCTGCTGGCGGGTTTGATGGCTGGCGGAGGGGTCACAACTTTTGTAGTCCTGTTAGGGGCATCTGCAACGCTCTTTGGGTTTACTCTGACCTTCTGGGGCCAGTTCACTGCCACCTTCCTGTTCTTCCTCAATGGAATGGCAGCATGGCACATCCAGCATATTGAACCACTGCTGCTCAGTGGACATCGTGACAAACTGTTGAAATAA